The DNA window GGTCCCGGCAACGGGCCGCGGCGGGCAGATCCGGGCGGAGGATGCAACCAGAAGGAGGAACATCGTGCCCGTCGTCACCAGACGGGAGCTCCTCGAGGCGGGCGTTCACTTCGGGCACCAGACGAGACGCTGGAACCCAAAGATGGGCCGCTACCTGTACGGGGAACGCTCCGGCATCTACATCGTCGACCTCGAGAAGACCCTGTCGGGCCTAGAGGAGGCATACGGATTCGTCCGCGATGTCGGCCGGCGGAACGGCGTCGTGCTGTTCGTGGGGACGAAGAAGCAGGCGCAAGAGGTCATCGCGGAGAGCGCCACGCGCGTCGGCATGCCCTACGTCACGACCCGGTGGCTCGGCGGCATGCTCACGAACTTCCAAACGGTCTCGCGGCGACTGCTCCGGCTGCGCGAGCTACGCGAGATGGAGCGGACGGGCGCCTTCGACTACCTACCGAAGAAGGAGGCCATCAGACTCCGGCACGAGAAGGAGAAGCTCGAGCGGAACCTGGGTGGGATGCAGAGCCTGGAGCGCCTTCCCGACGCCGTCTTCGTCATCGACACCAAGAAGGAGCACATCGCCGTGAACGAGGCGCGCAAGCTCGGCGTGCCCGTCATCGCCATCGTCGACACGAACTGCGACCCCGACGAGGTCGACTTCGTGATCCCCGGCAACGACGACGCCATCCGTTCGGTCGCCCTCGTCACGAGGATCGTTGCCGACGCGCTCGCCGAAGGTCGGCAGATCGGGCGCGAGGCCGTCGTCACCCGCGCCACCGGTCCGGAGATCGAGCCGGAGCCCGAGCCAGCTACCCCCGCCATGCAGGCCGCGACGACCGAGGCGACCGACTGATGGCCGATATCCCGGCGGCGCTCGTCAAGCAGCTCCGCGACATGACCGGCGCGGGGATGATGGACGCCAAGCGCGCCTTGCAGGACGCGGACGGCGACGTCGACAAGGCCGTGGTGCTACTCCGCGAACGCGGCCTGGCCTCGATCGGCAAGCGCGCCGGTCGCGCCGCCAACCAGGGGCGGATCGAGTCGTACATCCACTTCAACAACACGGTGGGCTCACTCGTCGAGGTGAACTGCGAGACCGACTTCGTCGCCAACACCGATGACTTCAAGCAGCTCGCGAAGGACATCGCGCTGCACGTCGCGAGCCCGCTCGCGCCTCAGTACCTCACGCGTGACGACGTTCCGTCCGCCGTCGCCGACGGCGAGCGCCACGTCTACGAGGTGCAGGCGAAGGAGACGGGAAAGCCGGACCACGTCCTGGCGAACATCGTCGAAGGGAAGATGAAGTCCTTCTACGAGGAGACCGTCCTGCTCGACCAGAAGTTCGTGAAGGACGACGGCCGGACGATCCAGCAGTTGCTCGACGAGGTCTCGACCAAGGTCGGCGAGAAGGTGGCCGTGCGCCGCTTCGTCCGGTACAGGCTCGGCGAGGATGCGGGCTGAAGGGGGGCCGGTGTCGGAGGATCCTCACGTCGAGAACGCCGCCCGGCCGATGTACCGCCGCGTCCTGCTGAAGCTTTCCGGGGACGCGTTCGCTCCCGCCGACACCGGGTACGGCATCTCGACCGCCGCGACCGGGATGCTCGCCCATGAGCTCGCCGACGTCGTCGACATCGGAGTCCAGTGCGCGGTCGTCGTCGGCGGGGGCAACATCTTCCGCGGGCGTCAGGCGCCCGACATCGACCGCTCCCGTGCCGACTACATGGGCATGCTGGCGACGGTGATGAACGCGCTCGCGCTGCAGGACGCGCTTGAGAAGGTCCACGTGGCGACGCGGGTTCAGACGGCGATCCACATGGCTCAGATCGCCGAACCTTACATCCCGCTCCGCGCGACGCGGCACCTCGAGAAGGGCCGGGTGGTCATCTTCGCCGCGGGCATCGGCGTGCCGTACTTCTCGACCGACACGACGGCCGCGCAGAGAGCGCTCGAGATCGGCGCACAGGCGCTGCTGAAGGGCACGAAGGTGGATGGTGTCTACACGGCTGACCCGCACGTCGATCCGAACGCCAGCCGGTTCGACTCGATCGAGTACCTCGACGTGCTCCGCGAGGGCTACCAGGTGATGGACGCCACCGCGATCACCCTCTGCATGGAGAACAAGCTGCCGATCATCGTCTTCGACTTCCGTACGGAGAACAACATCCGGCGCGCCGTCGCGGGCGAACCGATCGGAACGCTCGTCCACGGTGGTGGGGCGTGACCGTCGACTCCGCGCTCAAGGACGCAACCGACAAGATGAACAAGGCCATTTCGGTGCTCAAGGACGAGTTGGCCGGGATCCGGACGGGACGAGCGACGCCGGCCTTGCTCTCACGGATCGTGGTGGACTATTACGGGACGCAGGTGCCCATCCAGCAGCTCGCGTCGTTCAGCGTTCCCGAACCCCGGACCCTCGTCATCACGCCGTACGACCGGAACGCGATCGCCGCCATGGAAAAGGCCATCATGTCGAGCGACGTCGGGATCACGCCTGGCAACGACGGAACCGTCATCAGGCTGAGCTTCCCACCCCTGACGGAGGAGCGCCGCAAGGACCTCATCAAGCTGGTCCACAATCGCGGCGAGGAGGGCAGGGTTGCCGTCCGGAACATCCGCCGGCACACCAAGGAGGAGCTCGAAGGGCTTGAGCGCGAAGGCGGCATCTCCCAAGATGACCTGGTCCGGTCGGAGAAGGAGCTCCAGAAGGTCACCGACAAGCACGTGGCCGAGATCGACGAGGTCGTCGCGCACAAGGACCGCGAGCTGAAGGAGATCTAGTGCCGGAGGACGAGGAGCGGGGCCAGGGCGAACAGCTCTTCGAGGACCTGGACAAGTTCTTCGCGCCCATTCAAGACGTCGACTGGCCCGAGTCGACCGACGATCGGTCGGCGGAGACCGGATCGCGCGCCGCTCCGCGCCCGGAGGAAACGGCCGGATCTGAAGCCGAGCAGCCGCTCCGCATCCAGGACGTCGACGAGGACGAAACCGAGACGTCGTCGGTCGGTCAGGAGGACGTGTTCGCGTCGCCTCCGACCGAGCGCGACGAGCCGAATGACGACGCTGACGGGGTATCCGCGCACCTGCTCGAGTCCGAGGCGGACGATGACGATGCGATCACCCGGGAGGCGTTGTCACGGGCGCCCGGAGCATACGTCGACCTCCCGGGCCCCGACGAGAACGACGACGAACCGGTCGTCGCCGAGCTCGACGAACCGAGCGCCGCTACCGACCGCGCCCCCGACCTCGAGTCGGTCGAGGCGGCCGCGGACCGATTCGCCGCATCGGTCCGCGACGAGGTGAATGTGGGCGCGCCATCCGGCGCGACGGAGGAGATCCAGATCGCGGCCCTCCTCGGGGACGAGGAGGACGAAGAGGTCGAACCGGCTCGAGTCGAGGCTTCACGCACCGTGCGACTCGGTTCAGAGGGACTCGGCGGTCCCAGCTGGCAGGAACCGACCGCGCTCGAGGTCGGCGCCGATACCGAGCGCGTCAGCGCCGGACGCGACGTGCCGATGGCGTTCCTCACCGGGCTGGTACTCACCGTTCTCGCGCTCGGCGCGATCGCGATCGGGCCGGGGCCATTCGCGGTGGTGGCAAGCATCTTGGTTCTGCTCGCGCAGGGCGAGTTCTACTTCGCGTTGCAAAAGCGCCATTACCAGCCGGCAACTGCGCTCGGTCTCGCGGCGGGTGCGCTCATGCTCGGCGCCGCGTACTACCGGGGCGAGGCGGCGATGCTGGTCGTCCTGGCACTCACGGTCGTCGCGACGTTCCTTTGGTACATGACGGTGCCGCCGCCGCATCGTCGCAACGTCGTGTCGAACATCGGGCTGACGCTCCTCGGCGTGGCGTACATTCCGCTGCTGGCGGGGTACGCGCTCGCAGTTCTGGAGCTCACGGACGGACGAGCCTTGGCGCTCTCCATCATCGGGCTCACCGTGGCGTACGACATCGCCGCGTTCGTCGTCGGAACGTGGTGGGGAAGCCGGCCGCTCGCACCCAACATCAGTCCCAAGAAGTCGTGGGAGGGGGCGATCGGCGCCACCTTCGTCGTCGCGGCCATCGCGATCGGAGCCGTCGCGCCGGCGGTCGGGCTGCTGGACACGATTCCGGCCTCGGTCGGTCTCGCCGTCGTCGTCAGTATCTTCGCCCCGCTCGGCGACCTGGCCGAGTCGCTGTTGAAGCGGGACCTCGACCTCAAGGACATGGGCGGCGTGCTTCCGGGTCACGGCGGCGTGCTCGACCGTATCGACGCTCTGCTGTTCGTGGCGCCCGCGGCGTTCATGTATCTGCGCGTCCTGCTGCTCTAACACTCGGCACTTCACTCGGGGCCGCAGATCGTTCGCCTTCGCTCACCGCGCGACCCGCACCCGGGCTCCGGTGAACTGGTTCCCGTGAATCCAGCCGCTCCGGGGTACTCTTGAGTCCGTGCGCACGCTCATCATCCTCGGGTCGACGGGGTCGATCGGCACGCAGGCGCTCGACGTCGTCAGGCGCAACCCCGACCGATTCCGCGTGGTTGGACTGTCGGCGGGAACCAACCATGAACTTCTCGTCGGTCAGATCCGCGAGTTCCTGCCGCCGCACGTCGCCATCGCGGACGAGGAGGCCGCCTCGGATCTTCGAGAGCGGCTCGCCGGCATCCGCGGCGTGGAGGTCCACGTCGGCCCGAACGCCGCCGAGACGCTGGCGCGCGACGCGGAGGCGGACATGGTCCTCAACGCGCTCGTCGGTGCGGCCGGGCTGGGGCCGACACTGGCCACGCTTCAGGCGGGCAAAACGCTCCTGCTCGCGAACAAGGAGAGCCTCGTCGTCGGCGGCGAGCTCGTCTTGGACCTCATCAAGGGCGAGCCCGAGCGGCTGATCCCGGTCGATTCCGAACACGCCGCGCTCGCGCAGTCGTTGCGTGGCGAGCGGCGCGAGGACGTCAAGCGCGTGATCCTGACCGGCTCGGGCGGTCCGTTCCGCGGGTGGACCCGCTCGGAGCTGGCGAAGGCCTCGGTGAAGGAGGCGCTCGCGCACCCGGTGTGGCAGATGGGCCCCAAGATCACGATCGATTCGGCGACGCTCATGAACAAGGGCCTCGAGGTGATCGAGGCGCACTACCTGTTCCGCCTCGATTACTCGCAGATCCATGTGGTGATCCACCCTCAAGGTCTCATCCACGCGCTCGTCGAGTTCCGCGACGGGTCGATGCAGGCGCAGTTCTCGTTGCCGGACATGCGTCTTCCGATCCAGCACGCGCTCGCGTGGCCCGAGCGGCTGCCGACCGGCGTCGGCTCGGTTCCGCTCGTCGACAGCACGCTCACCTTCGAACCCGTCGATCGCGAGGCATTCCAGGCCATCGACCTCGCCTACCGCGTGGGCGAGCTCGGCCTGACGTTTCCCGCGGTGATGAGCGCGGCGAACGAGGTGGCGGTCATGGGGTTCCTGGAGGGGAAGATCCCGCTCACCCGCATCGTCGAGATCGCGCAGGCGGTCGTCGACGAGCACCAGGCGCCGTCATCGGTGGTGTCCGTAGTGAACCTCGAGCGCGCCGACGCCTGGGCGCGCAAGCGCGCCGCCGAGATCATCGAGGCGCCGCGGTAAGGCCCAACAGTGGGCGCGCTCGGCCAGGTCTCGTTCTTCGTTGCGCTTGTCATCGTCATCGTCATCCACGAGGCCGCGCACTTCGCAGTGGCGCGCGCGTTCGGGATCAAGGTGAACGAGTTCTTCATCGGGTTCGGTCCCAAGATCTGGTCGACGATGCGAGGCGACACGGAGTTCGGATTCAAATGGATCCCCGCGGGGGGCTACGTGAAGATCGCGGGGATGAGCCCATACGAGACGATCGCTCCGGAGGATCTTCCGCGAACGTACGGGGCGAAACCGAAGTGGCAGCGAGCGCTGGTGATCGTCGCGGGACCTGCTACGCACTTCGTCCTCGCCATCGCCTGCTTCGCGCTGTGGCTCGGCTTCGTCGGCCAGCCGACCACGAACAGTCCGCAGATCGTCGCGGTCGAACGACGACTTGAGGGACAGACGTCGCCCGCCGTCGAGGCGGGTCTTCGCGCCGGCGACCGCGTGGTCGCCGTCGACGGTGTCGACGACCCCTCAACCGACGTGGTCCTGGCGCGCACGCAGGAACACGTCGGCGAGCCCCTCGCGTTCACGTTCGAGCGCGACGGCGAGCGGTTCACGGTGGATATCGTGCCGGTGCCTGCCCAGGTGGACGGTGAGGAGGTCGCGCGGATCGGCGTCCGGCTCGGCGAGGGCAGGCGCGAGACAAGCGGACCGATCGGCGCGCTCTCGGGGGGTGCGGACCTCGTTGGAGAGCATGCCGTCGGCACGATCAAGAACGTCGGACGCATCTTCGGACCGGAGGGGGTCGGCCGCGTGTTCGAGCTCGCGTTCACCGACGCTCCCAGGCGGAACGAGGACGTGTCGAGCGTCGTCGGCGTGGGGCGGTTCGCGGGCAGCCTCGCGTCCGAGGGGCGTTTCGGCGACATCTTGTTCCTGTTCGCCATCGTGAACGTGTTCGTCGGTGTGCTGAACCTGCTGCCGTTGCCTCCGTTCGACGGCGGTCATCTCGCGCTTCTCGTCGTCGAGAAGCTCCTCGGCAGGCCGGTCGACATGCGTAAGGTCGTCCCGGTGTCCGCCGCCGTCGCAGCGTTCCTCATCGTGTTCACGATCGCCGTCGTGTACGTCGACATCGTGAAGCCTCCGGTCTGAGCACGCGGCATCGCGCCGTCACGATTTCTCAACAACGCTCCCACGGGCTCCCCATGGCGCGCGGATACGATTCCGAACGTGACCCCCCAAACCGTCCTGGTCGTCGACGACGAGGAGGCGATCGCGGAGGCCGTTCGCGCACGCCTCGAGAGCGAGGGATACCGGGTCGTGGTCGCGGCCGACGGCGCTCAGGCCCTCGACGCGGCGGAGCGAGAGCCACCCGACCTCGTGGTGCTAGACCTGATGCTTCCGGGCATGGACGGGCTCGAGGTGTGCAAGCGACTGCAGCGCGACCGGTGGGTTCCCGTACTGATGCTCACCGCTCGGACGGAAGAGGCCGACAAGGTCGCGGGCTTCGCCGTCGGAGCCGACGACTACCTCACCAAGCCGTTCAGCCTACGGGAGCTCGCCGTCCGTGTGCGCGCCATCCTTCGACGATCGGAGCGCGTGGCGCAGGCGACGTCGGGTGAGACGCTTGGCCTCGGGGCGCTCTCGATCGACGCCGCGCGGCGCCGGGTATATGTGGACGGCATCGAGGTACAGCTCACGCCGCTCGAGTTCGAGATCCTTCTCACACTCGCACGCGACCCCGGCGTGGTGTTCACGCGGGAGCAGCTGATGGATCGCGTGTGGGGCTACCGCGACTACGCGGGAGGGCGCGTCGTCGACTCGCACGTCGCGAGGTTGCGGCGCAAGCTGGGTGAGGACGGAACGACACGGTTCGTTCGAACCGTGCACGGCGTCGGCTACGCGTTCCGCGACGACGCGGCTTGAGCGGAGGCCGCCGGTGAGAATGCGACCGTTCGAAAAGCTCCCCACGATCCGCGCCAAGCTGGGTTCGGTGATCGTGTTCGCCGTCGGGCTCACCGTCGCGCTCGTGTACTTCCTGCTCGGGTTCGCGCTGCGGAACTCGTTCCGCGACGCGGACCTCGTCGAGCTGCTTCGTCTTGCGCAGACACAGAGTCGCAGCGACGCCTTCGCCGACGACGGCACCACGTCCTACGCCTGGACGGAGGGAGGCGTCCTCAGGTGGATCGGAGGGCCGCTCGGAGAGCTTCCAACGTTCGACGGCGGCGTCCACGTCGGCGTGCAGGACGGGGTCATGTTCGCCGCCGTGCCGTGGCGCCAGCAGGGTGCCGGCGGGATGTTCTATGCCGCGCGCGAGGAGCCCGGCTTCTGGGTGGCCTCGACGAGGTTCCCGTTCGAATTCTGGTGGCAGCTCGTCGTCGCCGGCATCGCCGCGGCGGCGATCGCGCTGGCCGTGGCGAGATGGCTCGCCCGCGGGATGACGCAGCCCCTTCGCGACATGGCCAAGGCCGCGCAGCGGATGCAGACCGGCGACTACCGTCAGCGCGTTCAAACGGCATCGCGCGACGAGGTCGGACAGCTCGCCGTCGCGTTCAACACGATGAGCGGCGAGCTCGAGAGCCTCGAACGCCTCCGGCGGGACCTCGTGGCCAACGTGTCGCACGAGCTCAAAACGCCGATCTCGGCGCTCCGAGCGCACCTGGAGAACCTGCTCGACGGCGTCGAGCGGCCCGATGCCCACACGCTCCAGATGATGCTCGCGCAAACGGAACGTCTGACGCGCTTGGTGGAGCAGCTTCTCGAGCTGTCGCGTCTGGAAGCGGGCGACGTGCCGATGATGCGTGAGCGGCTCTCGCTCCGCCCCCTCGTCGACCGCGTCCTTTCGGAGTTCGAGGTCGTCCGGGCGCGTCGCGCGGTCGAGCTCGACGAGCGGGTTCCCGACGACCTGCCGCTCGTATACGCGGACGCCGAACGCGTCCACCAAGTCCTGTTCAACCTGCTCGACAACGCCGTGCGGTTCACGCCGTCGGGCGGTCGCGTGACGATCACGGCGTCCGGGCGGAACGGTGCGGTCGACGTCGCCGTCGCGGACACGGGTCCGGGGATCGCGCCGGAGCATCTGCCGCGGTTGTTCGAGCGCTTCTATCGGGTGGACAGCGCGCGCTCTCGCGACGAGGGAGGTACGGGGATCGGCCTGGCCATCGCGCGTTCAGTGGTCGAGGCGCACGGCGGCCGCATCTGGGCCGAGAGCGAGCCCGGGAAGGGAAGCACGTTCACGTTCGAGTTGCCGGTCGCGACCGAGGCGAACGTGCCGGAGACAAGGAGGAGCCGTTGAAATCCGCCACCACCGCCGTCGAGGTCACCGCGCCGGGCCGGCACACGTACCTCGATCTCACCGACGAGCTCGAACGGGCGATCAAGGACTCTGGCGTGACCGAAGGCGCGGTCGTCGCGTTCTGTCCGCACACGACGTGCGCGCTTCTGATCAACGAATGGGAGGACGGCGCGCTTCGGGACTTCCGCGAGCGGGTTCTCCGTCTGATCCCCCAGGATGCCTACTACGCGCACGACGACCTCGACCGGCGCACGCAAAACTTGGCCGAATCGCACGAGCGGCAGAACGGGCACTCGCACGTCACCTCGATGCTCCTATCGGCGACGTCGCACGCGATCCCCGTCTCGTCGGGCGAGCCGATGCTCGGGCGGTGGCAGCGGCTGATCCTGTTCGAGATGGACGAGCCGAAGGAACGCCGCGTGGTGTTCCACGCGTTCGGCGTATAGCCGTCTGGGAGACTGATCTCATGCAGGCGGAACGACGGAAGAGCCGGCAGATCTCCATCGGCGCGGTGACGATCGGCGGAGACGCGCCCGTTCGCGTCCAGTCGATGACGACGACCAAGACCGCCGATGTCGACGCGACGCTGCAGCAGATCGCGTCGCTCGTCGCCGCCGGCGTCGACATCGTGCGAGTGGCCGTCCCACACTGGGAGGACGCGAACGCGCTTCGTGCGATCGCGGCGAAGTCGACCGTGCCGGTCGTCGCCGACATCCACTTCCAGTGGAAGTACGCGATGGCGGCGCTCGAGGCGGGCATCCAGGGCCTGCGGATCAACCCCGGCAACATCAAGTATCAGGACAAGGTCCGGCTGATCGCGCGCGAGGCGAAGTCGCGGGGCGTTCCCATCCGGATCGGCGTCAACGCCGGCTCGCTCGAGAAGGAGATCCTCGAACGCCACGGCTCGCCGACGGCCGACGCCCTCGTCGAGAGTGCGCTCGCCGAGGCGAGGATCCTGGAGGACGAGGACTTCTTCGACATCAAGATCTCGGTCAAGCACTCGAACCCCCGCGTGATGATCGAGGCGTATCGCCTGCTTGCCGAGTCGTGCGACTACCCATTGCACCTCGGCGTCACCGAGGCGGGGCCCATGCCCACCGGGGCGGTGAAGAGCGCCGTCGGCATCGGGGCCCTGCTGGCCGAAGGGATCGGCGACACGATCCGGGTGAGCCTCACCGACGACCCCGTCGAGGAGGTC is part of the Actinomycetota bacterium genome and encodes:
- a CDS encoding phosphatidate cytidylyltransferase, whose product is MPEDEERGQGEQLFEDLDKFFAPIQDVDWPESTDDRSAETGSRAAPRPEETAGSEAEQPLRIQDVDEDETETSSVGQEDVFASPPTERDEPNDDADGVSAHLLESEADDDDAITREALSRAPGAYVDLPGPDENDDEPVVAELDEPSAATDRAPDLESVEAAADRFAASVRDEVNVGAPSGATEEIQIAALLGDEEDEEVEPARVEASRTVRLGSEGLGGPSWQEPTALEVGADTERVSAGRDVPMAFLTGLVLTVLALGAIAIGPGPFAVVASILVLLAQGEFYFALQKRHYQPATALGLAAGALMLGAAYYRGEAAMLVVLALTVVATFLWYMTVPPPHRRNVVSNIGLTLLGVAYIPLLAGYALAVLELTDGRALALSIIGLTVAYDIAAFVVGTWWGSRPLAPNISPKKSWEGAIGATFVVAAIAIGAVAPAVGLLDTIPASVGLAVVVSIFAPLGDLAESLLKRDLDLKDMGGVLPGHGGVLDRIDALLFVAPAAFMYLRVLLL
- a CDS encoding response regulator transcription factor, whose translation is MTPQTVLVVDDEEAIAEAVRARLESEGYRVVVAADGAQALDAAEREPPDLVVLDLMLPGMDGLEVCKRLQRDRWVPVLMLTARTEEADKVAGFAVGADDYLTKPFSLRELAVRVRAILRRSERVAQATSGETLGLGALSIDAARRRVYVDGIEVQLTPLEFEILLTLARDPGVVFTREQLMDRVWGYRDYAGGRVVDSHVARLRRKLGEDGTTRFVRTVHGVGYAFRDDAA
- the ispG gene encoding flavodoxin-dependent (E)-4-hydroxy-3-methylbut-2-enyl-diphosphate synthase yields the protein MQAERRKSRQISIGAVTIGGDAPVRVQSMTTTKTADVDATLQQIASLVAAGVDIVRVAVPHWEDANALRAIAAKSTVPVVADIHFQWKYAMAALEAGIQGLRINPGNIKYQDKVRLIAREAKSRGVPIRIGVNAGSLEKEILERHGSPTADALVESALAEARILEDEDFFDIKISVKHSNPRVMIEAYRLLAESCDYPLHLGVTEAGPMPTGAVKSAVGIGALLAEGIGDTIRVSLTDDPVEEVKVGIQILQSLGLRRRGLDLVACPSCGRAEVDVLGLTKQVNEALEREGMKVPIRVAVMGCVVNGPGEAREADLGIAAGKGQGFLVVRGEVVDKIPEDRFVDRLIEEARKIAAERASDDGVGDDGATAGPVIPEPAVSPSKA
- a CDS encoding ATP-binding protein encodes the protein MRPFEKLPTIRAKLGSVIVFAVGLTVALVYFLLGFALRNSFRDADLVELLRLAQTQSRSDAFADDGTTSYAWTEGGVLRWIGGPLGELPTFDGGVHVGVQDGVMFAAVPWRQQGAGGMFYAAREEPGFWVASTRFPFEFWWQLVVAGIAAAAIALAVARWLARGMTQPLRDMAKAAQRMQTGDYRQRVQTASRDEVGQLAVAFNTMSGELESLERLRRDLVANVSHELKTPISALRAHLENLLDGVERPDAHTLQMMLAQTERLTRLVEQLLELSRLEAGDVPMMRERLSLRPLVDRVLSEFEVVRARRAVELDERVPDDLPLVYADAERVHQVLFNLLDNAVRFTPSGGRVTITASGRNGAVDVAVADTGPGIAPEHLPRLFERFYRVDSARSRDEGGTGIGLAIARSVVEAHGGRIWAESEPGKGSTFTFELPVATEANVPETRRSR
- the pyrH gene encoding UMP kinase gives rise to the protein MYRRVLLKLSGDAFAPADTGYGISTAATGMLAHELADVVDIGVQCAVVVGGGNIFRGRQAPDIDRSRADYMGMLATVMNALALQDALEKVHVATRVQTAIHMAQIAEPYIPLRATRHLEKGRVVIFAAGIGVPYFSTDTTAAQRALEIGAQALLKGTKVDGVYTADPHVDPNASRFDSIEYLDVLREGYQVMDATAITLCMENKLPIIVFDFRTENNIRRAVAGEPIGTLVHGGGA
- the tsf gene encoding translation elongation factor Ts; its protein translation is MADIPAALVKQLRDMTGAGMMDAKRALQDADGDVDKAVVLLRERGLASIGKRAGRAANQGRIESYIHFNNTVGSLVEVNCETDFVANTDDFKQLAKDIALHVASPLAPQYLTRDDVPSAVADGERHVYEVQAKETGKPDHVLANIVEGKMKSFYEETVLLDQKFVKDDGRTIQQLLDEVSTKVGEKVAVRRFVRYRLGEDAG
- a CDS encoding secondary thiamine-phosphate synthase enzyme YjbQ, yielding MKSATTAVEVTAPGRHTYLDLTDELERAIKDSGVTEGAVVAFCPHTTCALLINEWEDGALRDFRERVLRLIPQDAYYAHDDLDRRTQNLAESHERQNGHSHVTSMLLSATSHAIPVSSGEPMLGRWQRLILFEMDEPKERRVVFHAFGV
- a CDS encoding M50 family metallopeptidase, with amino-acid sequence MGALGQVSFFVALVIVIVIHEAAHFAVARAFGIKVNEFFIGFGPKIWSTMRGDTEFGFKWIPAGGYVKIAGMSPYETIAPEDLPRTYGAKPKWQRALVIVAGPATHFVLAIACFALWLGFVGQPTTNSPQIVAVERRLEGQTSPAVEAGLRAGDRVVAVDGVDDPSTDVVLARTQEHVGEPLAFTFERDGERFTVDIVPVPAQVDGEEVARIGVRLGEGRRETSGPIGALSGGADLVGEHAVGTIKNVGRIFGPEGVGRVFELAFTDAPRRNEDVSSVVGVGRFAGSLASEGRFGDILFLFAIVNVFVGVLNLLPLPPFDGGHLALLVVEKLLGRPVDMRKVVPVSAAVAAFLIVFTIAVVYVDIVKPPV
- the dxr gene encoding 1-deoxy-D-xylulose-5-phosphate reductoisomerase; this translates as MRTLIILGSTGSIGTQALDVVRRNPDRFRVVGLSAGTNHELLVGQIREFLPPHVAIADEEAASDLRERLAGIRGVEVHVGPNAAETLARDAEADMVLNALVGAAGLGPTLATLQAGKTLLLANKESLVVGGELVLDLIKGEPERLIPVDSEHAALAQSLRGERREDVKRVILTGSGGPFRGWTRSELAKASVKEALAHPVWQMGPKITIDSATLMNKGLEVIEAHYLFRLDYSQIHVVIHPQGLIHALVEFRDGSMQAQFSLPDMRLPIQHALAWPERLPTGVGSVPLVDSTLTFEPVDREAFQAIDLAYRVGELGLTFPAVMSAANEVAVMGFLEGKIPLTRIVEIAQAVVDEHQAPSSVVSVVNLERADAWARKRAAEIIEAPR
- the rpsB gene encoding 30S ribosomal protein S2, with the translated sequence MPVVTRRELLEAGVHFGHQTRRWNPKMGRYLYGERSGIYIVDLEKTLSGLEEAYGFVRDVGRRNGVVLFVGTKKQAQEVIAESATRVGMPYVTTRWLGGMLTNFQTVSRRLLRLRELREMERTGAFDYLPKKEAIRLRHEKEKLERNLGGMQSLERLPDAVFVIDTKKEHIAVNEARKLGVPVIAIVDTNCDPDEVDFVIPGNDDAIRSVALVTRIVADALAEGRQIGREAVVTRATGPEIEPEPEPATPAMQAATTEATD
- the frr gene encoding ribosome recycling factor is translated as MNKAISVLKDELAGIRTGRATPALLSRIVVDYYGTQVPIQQLASFSVPEPRTLVITPYDRNAIAAMEKAIMSSDVGITPGNDGTVIRLSFPPLTEERRKDLIKLVHNRGEEGRVAVRNIRRHTKEELEGLEREGGISQDDLVRSEKELQKVTDKHVAEIDEVVAHKDRELKEI